The proteins below come from a single Oerskovia jenensis genomic window:
- a CDS encoding site-specific integrase, whose translation MATVEAYETTAGRRYMVRYRTPERKQTKKRGFKTKRSAEAFASSLEVSILRGEFIDPTAARSTVRELGGAWLGRQTHLKPSTARAVESSWRLHVTPRWGSVPVAEIRRTAVQAWVSDLSATYSATTVARAHGALASLLDDAVDDRRILTNPARGVNLPRKVRREHTYLDHQQVAALAAAAGRHETLVLVLAYCGLRWGEAAGLRVRDLDMLRQRLRINQNAVEVGSEIVVGTPKTHERRSVPFPAFLALHLAAACEGKGRDDVVFHGDRGTYLKRSKSGTGWFSRAARDAGIDDHLTPHDLRHSAASLAVSAGANVKAVQRMLGHASASMTLDVYADLFEKDLDGVAVALETARLRAVSRG comes from the coding sequence GTGGCGACCGTTGAGGCGTACGAGACGACCGCGGGTCGGCGGTACATGGTTCGCTACCGCACCCCCGAGCGCAAGCAGACCAAGAAGCGTGGCTTCAAGACCAAGCGCAGCGCCGAGGCCTTCGCGTCCTCGCTCGAGGTGTCGATCCTGCGCGGGGAGTTCATCGACCCGACGGCGGCCCGCTCGACCGTGCGCGAGCTCGGGGGAGCGTGGCTCGGGCGGCAGACCCACCTCAAGCCCTCGACGGCCAGGGCGGTCGAGAGCTCGTGGCGGCTGCACGTGACGCCCCGGTGGGGGAGCGTGCCCGTCGCCGAGATCCGGCGCACCGCGGTGCAGGCCTGGGTCTCCGACCTGAGCGCCACCTACAGCGCGACCACCGTGGCCCGAGCGCACGGCGCCCTCGCGTCGCTGCTCGACGACGCCGTCGACGACCGGCGCATCCTCACGAACCCCGCCCGCGGGGTCAACCTTCCTCGCAAGGTCCGGCGCGAGCACACCTACCTTGACCACCAGCAGGTCGCGGCCCTGGCCGCCGCAGCCGGTCGGCACGAGACCCTCGTCCTGGTCCTCGCCTACTGCGGGCTGCGCTGGGGCGAGGCCGCAGGGCTGCGCGTCCGCGACCTCGACATGCTCCGCCAGCGGTTGCGCATCAACCAGAACGCGGTCGAGGTCGGCTCCGAGATCGTCGTCGGCACCCCCAAGACCCACGAGCGACGCTCGGTCCCGTTCCCCGCGTTCCTCGCGTTGCACCTCGCCGCGGCGTGCGAGGGCAAGGGGCGCGACGACGTCGTCTTCCACGGCGACCGCGGCACCTACCTCAAGCGCTCCAAGTCGGGCACGGGCTGGTTCTCCCGCGCGGCCCGCGACGCCGGGATCGACGACCACCTCACCCCGCACGACCTGCGCCACAGCGCCGCGAGCCTCGCGGTGTCCGCGGGGGCGAACGTCAAGGCCGTCCAGCGCATGCTGGGACATGCCTCCGCGAGCATGACGCTCGACGTCTACGCGGACCTCTTCGAAAAGGATCTCGACGGCGTCGCGGTCGCGCTCGAGACGGCTCGACTGCGCGCGGTCTCGCGCGGCTAG
- the lnt gene encoding apolipoprotein N-acyltransferase: MSTREPSRWLLILLAAGGGFLTNTAFPDRGWWPLAFVGVAALFLALRRDGAWWNALVGLVWGLAFFLPHIQWAQIATDTVPWLALSVLEAVFLALFGAMWTWVRRIGFVGRNLAWQVVTFSVLWVAVEQWRSEFPFGGFPWGRLAFSQVDSLLGRTAWLGGGLLVSLLTAAIGVLLAVFLIEARRVRALPALCSLGTAAVLLGAGLVVPLDTRAETGTLKIGAVQGNVGEPGLGSFANRGEVLANHVDGTVALLDEVDPGELDVVLWPENGSDLDPQTTPDVAADIDAAASAVGAPVLVGAQEFPETGGRYNVALLWAPGQGVIDRYAKQHPAPFGEYIPMRSFVRIFSDQVDRVTTDMIAGDEVAVIDLPSERLGRTVPLATVICFEVAYEELIRDAVTAGAELLVVPTNNASFGYSAESTQQLAMSRLRAIETGRATVQISTVGVSGIIAPNGALLQSTELFTADQMIATLPLRDSLTPAVRLGYWPGWVAGGLTVLLVVAGVVSHVSRAAASATAPARKPAAKRPAPRKPARR, translated from the coding sequence GTGTCGACCCGTGAGCCGAGCCGCTGGCTGCTGATCCTTCTCGCCGCCGGTGGCGGCTTCCTGACGAACACCGCCTTCCCCGACCGCGGCTGGTGGCCCCTGGCGTTCGTGGGCGTCGCGGCACTGTTCCTGGCTCTGCGGCGCGACGGCGCGTGGTGGAACGCGCTCGTCGGGCTCGTGTGGGGCCTGGCGTTCTTCCTCCCGCACATCCAGTGGGCCCAGATCGCGACCGACACCGTGCCCTGGCTCGCCCTGAGCGTCCTCGAAGCGGTCTTCCTGGCGCTGTTCGGCGCGATGTGGACGTGGGTGCGGCGCATCGGGTTCGTGGGGCGCAACCTCGCGTGGCAGGTCGTGACGTTCTCCGTGCTGTGGGTCGCGGTCGAGCAGTGGCGCTCCGAGTTCCCCTTCGGGGGGTTCCCCTGGGGCCGGCTCGCGTTCTCCCAGGTCGACTCCCTCCTGGGGCGCACGGCCTGGCTCGGCGGGGGACTGCTCGTCTCGTTGCTGACCGCCGCGATCGGTGTCCTGCTCGCCGTCTTCCTGATCGAGGCCCGCCGGGTCCGGGCCCTGCCCGCCCTGTGCTCGCTCGGTACGGCTGCTGTGCTCCTGGGTGCGGGCCTGGTCGTCCCGCTCGACACCCGCGCCGAGACCGGGACCTTGAAGATCGGCGCGGTCCAGGGCAACGTGGGCGAGCCCGGCCTGGGGTCGTTCGCCAACCGGGGTGAGGTCCTGGCGAACCACGTGGACGGCACCGTCGCGCTGCTCGACGAGGTGGACCCCGGCGAGCTCGACGTCGTCCTGTGGCCCGAGAACGGCTCCGACCTCGACCCGCAGACCACGCCTGACGTCGCCGCCGACATCGACGCGGCCGCGAGCGCCGTCGGCGCACCCGTCCTGGTCGGGGCGCAGGAGTTCCCCGAGACGGGTGGGCGGTACAACGTGGCGCTGCTGTGGGCGCCGGGGCAGGGCGTCATCGACCGGTACGCCAAGCAGCACCCCGCGCCGTTCGGCGAGTACATCCCGATGCGCAGCTTCGTGCGGATCTTCTCCGACCAGGTGGACCGGGTGACCACGGACATGATCGCGGGCGACGAGGTCGCCGTGATCGACCTGCCGTCCGAGCGGCTCGGGCGTACGGTCCCGCTCGCGACCGTCATCTGCTTCGAGGTCGCGTACGAGGAGCTCATCAGGGACGCCGTGACCGCGGGTGCCGAGCTCCTCGTCGTCCCGACCAACAACGCGTCCTTCGGGTACAGCGCCGAGTCCACCCAGCAGCTCGCCATGTCACGCCTGCGGGCCATCGAGACCGGCCGGGCGACCGTGCAGATCTCGACCGTCGGCGTCAGCGGCATCATCGCCCCCAACGGCGCGCTCCTGCAGAGCACGGAGCTCTTCACGGCCGACCAGATGATCGCGACGCTGCCCCTGCGCGACTCCCTGACCCCGGCCGTACGGCTCGGGTACTGGCCCGGGTGGGTCGCCGGGGGGCTGACGGTCCTGCTCGTCGTCGCCGGGGTCGTGTCCCACGTCTCGCGGGCGGCCGCGAGCGCCACGGCGCCCGCACGCAAGCCCGCAGCCAAGCGCCCGGCACCGCGCAAGCCCGCGCGCCGCTAG
- a CDS encoding DUF1905 domain-containing protein, with product MDVSFSGPIGVAVRGEVWSCVEIPDSVDLLGTGKAVRVVSTVDGEALTAGLMPTGSGGHMLSISAKLRKKLGKDIGDTVLVHLSERLT from the coding sequence ATGGACGTTTCCTTCTCCGGTCCGATCGGGGTGGCGGTGCGCGGCGAGGTGTGGTCGTGCGTCGAGATCCCCGACTCGGTGGACCTGTTGGGAACAGGCAAGGCCGTACGGGTGGTCTCGACGGTGGACGGCGAGGCCCTGACGGCCGGGCTGATGCCCACCGGGTCCGGCGGTCACATGCTCTCGATCAGCGCGAAGCTGCGCAAGAAGCTGGGGAAGGACATCGGGGACACCGTCCTCGTCCACCTGTCCGAACGCCTCACCTGA
- a CDS encoding RNA polymerase-binding protein RbpA — protein MPDRSLRGMSIGAKSMESDAGVDFAPRFQAHYDCPNGHTIILPFSTEAEVPAVWECRCGEEALLRDAERPEPKAGKPARTHWDMLLERRTIKELEELLDERLGLLRAGKLRRSA, from the coding sequence ATGCCAGACCGGTCCCTACGTGGAATGAGCATCGGTGCGAAGAGCATGGAGTCCGACGCGGGCGTCGACTTCGCCCCTCGTTTCCAGGCGCACTACGACTGCCCCAACGGTCACACCATCATCCTGCCCTTCTCGACCGAGGCCGAGGTGCCTGCGGTGTGGGAGTGTCGCTGCGGTGAGGAGGCCCTCCTGCGTGACGCGGAGCGCCCCGAGCCCAAGGCCGGCAAGCCCGCGCGTACGCACTGGGACATGCTGCTCGAGCGCCGCACGATCAAGGAGCTCGAGGAGTTGCTCGACGAGCGCCTCGGCCTCCTGCGTGCCGGCAAGCTGCGTCGCAGCGCCTGA
- a CDS encoding amidohydrolase, which translates to MASTLYRNGVIHSSTDPFAEAMLVDGGVITWIGANDTAAGLAARADRVVDLDGALVAPGFVDSHVHVLETGLALAGVDLSASAGITSLAAALDALHAAVEARPAAGADDVLLAFGWDEQGWPEHRAPTRSEIDAACGGALVYAARVDVHSAVVSTSLAQRAGLEAQHGWTDSGLVTLDAHHAARDAARALSPERRTALYRTALDAAARRGIVSVHENSAPSIDTRDGLREIMALTGDPQGALPHLVAYRGELCATPDDAHALLADLPGLAGIAGDLNVDGSLGSRTAALRHPYSDLTGTPGEAGPDGRGNQYLTAEQIAAHLSAVAAAGTQGGFHVIGDRAMDEFVVGLRAAAEADGAAAHRRAAHRVEHALFVDTHALSTLLLFGVSLSIQPVFDAAWGGPDGMYASRLGPTRVAGLSPFADLAGAGVPLAFGSDSPVTAMDPWSAVRAAMSHADPDQRISARAAFRAHTRGGWRIAGLDHTGAGQLRVGAPAHLAVWRAEHLAVQGTGTSVSSWSTDARSGTPLLPDLTDDAPDPTCLQTVRDGVVLYDTFD; encoded by the coding sequence GTGGCCTCCACCCTGTACCGCAACGGTGTCATTCACTCCTCGACCGACCCCTTCGCCGAGGCGATGCTCGTCGACGGCGGGGTGATCACCTGGATCGGCGCGAACGACACCGCCGCCGGGCTCGCCGCGCGCGCCGACCGCGTCGTCGACCTCGACGGAGCGCTCGTCGCCCCCGGGTTCGTCGACTCCCACGTCCACGTCCTCGAGACCGGGCTCGCCCTCGCAGGCGTCGACCTGTCCGCGAGCGCCGGCATCACCTCGCTCGCTGCCGCGCTCGACGCGCTGCACGCCGCGGTCGAGGCCCGCCCGGCCGCCGGCGCGGACGACGTGCTCCTCGCGTTCGGGTGGGACGAGCAGGGGTGGCCCGAGCACCGGGCCCCTACGCGGAGCGAGATCGACGCGGCGTGCGGGGGAGCGCTCGTGTACGCGGCGCGCGTCGACGTGCACTCCGCGGTCGTCTCGACGTCGCTCGCGCAGCGCGCCGGTCTGGAGGCGCAGCACGGGTGGACGGACAGCGGCTTGGTCACCCTGGACGCGCACCACGCGGCCCGGGACGCGGCCCGCGCCCTGAGCCCCGAGCGTCGTACCGCGCTCTACCGCACCGCGCTCGACGCGGCCGCCCGCCGCGGCATCGTGTCGGTGCACGAGAACAGCGCGCCCTCGATCGACACGCGCGACGGGCTGCGCGAGATCATGGCCCTCACGGGGGACCCGCAGGGCGCGCTGCCGCACCTGGTCGCCTACCGGGGCGAGCTGTGCGCCACCCCCGACGACGCGCACGCTCTCCTCGCCGACCTGCCCGGCCTGGCCGGCATCGCGGGCGACCTGAACGTCGACGGTTCGCTCGGCTCGCGCACCGCGGCGCTGCGCCACCCGTACTCCGACCTCACGGGCACCCCCGGTGAGGCGGGGCCCGACGGGCGCGGCAACCAGTACCTGACCGCCGAGCAGATCGCGGCCCACCTGTCCGCCGTCGCGGCGGCCGGGACCCAGGGCGGGTTCCACGTCATCGGCGACCGGGCCATGGACGAGTTCGTCGTGGGCCTGCGCGCTGCCGCGGAGGCCGACGGGGCCGCGGCCCACCGTCGCGCCGCGCACCGCGTGGAGCACGCGCTGTTCGTCGACACCCACGCCCTGTCGACCCTCCTGCTGTTCGGGGTGTCGCTGTCCATCCAGCCCGTGTTCGACGCGGCGTGGGGCGGCCCCGACGGCATGTACGCCTCGCGCCTGGGCCCGACGCGCGTCGCGGGGCTCTCGCCCTTCGCGGACCTCGCCGGGGCGGGCGTCCCGCTCGCGTTCGGCTCCGACTCTCCCGTGACCGCGATGGACCCCTGGTCCGCGGTCCGGGCCGCGATGTCGCACGCCGACCCCGACCAGCGCATCTCCGCGCGCGCCGCGTTCCGGGCGCACACGCGCGGGGGCTGGCGCATCGCGGGCCTCGACCACACGGGCGCCGGCCAGCTGCGCGTCGGCGCACCCGCCCACCTCGCGGTCTGGCGGGCCGAGCACCTCGCCGTGCAGGGGACGGGGACGTCCGTGTCCTCCTGGAGCACGGACGCCCGTTCCGGGACGCCCCTGCTGCCCGACCTCACCGACGACGCGCCCGACCCCACGTGCCTGCAGACGGTGCGCGACGGCGTCGTGCTGTACGACACGTTCGACTGA
- a CDS encoding patatin-like phospholipase family protein yields MHTSPSSPSHVPASTDHGLQGRPAGGRAVVLGGGGSTGNAWLIGVVAGLLEGGVDVTAPGLTVGTSAGSTAAGQLAGASPADLLSSILATPRPERRAPAGSAREHASNKPVVDHLERMRALITSAHDPADLRRRVGAAALERGAASDGSWQERWRATVASRLPGPGWPERRILLTAVDAATGDPVVFDRDSGVDLVDAVAASCSSGLPYEIAGRRYLDGGFRRNENADLAAGYERVLVLSPFGGRSLTPPAWGLQLAAQVDDLRAHGSTVETIFPDSGSEHLFGADAMDVSLRPAAARAGHARGVAWAERLVAFRH; encoded by the coding sequence ATGCACACCTCACCTTCGTCCCCCTCGCACGTCCCCGCATCGACCGACCACGGCCTGCAGGGACGCCCTGCCGGCGGCCGGGCCGTGGTCCTCGGCGGCGGCGGTTCGACCGGCAACGCGTGGCTGATCGGCGTCGTCGCCGGGCTCCTCGAGGGCGGTGTGGACGTGACGGCCCCTGGCCTGACCGTCGGCACCTCGGCCGGATCGACCGCCGCGGGCCAGCTCGCGGGCGCGTCCCCGGCCGACCTGCTGTCCTCCATCCTTGCCACCCCTCGTCCAGAGCGACGAGCCCCGGCAGGAAGCGCCCGTGAGCACGCCTCGAACAAGCCGGTCGTCGACCACCTGGAACGGATGCGCGCCCTCATCACCTCGGCCCACGACCCGGCTGACCTGCGCAGACGCGTAGGGGCCGCAGCGCTCGAGCGGGGGGCGGCGTCGGACGGTTCCTGGCAGGAAAGGTGGCGAGCAACGGTGGCATCGCGACTTCCCGGGCCGGGCTGGCCGGAGCGGAGGATCCTGCTCACGGCCGTCGATGCCGCTACCGGCGACCCGGTGGTCTTCGACCGCGACAGCGGGGTGGACCTGGTGGACGCCGTCGCGGCGAGCTGTTCGAGCGGGCTCCCCTACGAGATCGCGGGTCGCCGGTACCTCGACGGAGGTTTCCGGCGCAACGAGAACGCCGACCTGGCGGCCGGGTACGAGCGGGTGCTGGTGCTGTCGCCGTTCGGCGGCCGCTCGCTCACGCCGCCGGCGTGGGGCCTGCAGCTCGCGGCGCAGGTCGACGACCTGCGCGCGCACGGCAGCACGGTCGAGACGATCTTCCCGGACTCCGGCTCCGAGCACCTGTTCGGGGCCGACGCGATGGACGTGTCCCTGCGCCCGGCGGCCGCTCGAGCAGGACACGCGCGCGGCGTGGCCTGGGCCGAGCGGCTGGTCGCGTTCCGACACTGA